One stretch of Hevea brasiliensis isolate MT/VB/25A 57/8 chromosome 12, ASM3005281v1, whole genome shotgun sequence DNA includes these proteins:
- the LOC110660307 gene encoding pollen-specific protein C13 has product MARSLLLLALCVLPALVSAARPARNPFELEGRVYCDTCRAGFETSKTTYIAGAKVRVECKNRKTMDLVYSKEGTTDSTGTYKMYIDEDHQDQLCDAMLISSPIKDCKSPSSGRDRTRVILTNYNGIASNKRFANAMGFMKEEAMSGCAELLRQYQEYED; this is encoded by the exons ATGGCTAGATCATTGTTGCTGCTTGCCCTCTGCGTGCTTCCAGCACTTGTGAGCGCCGCTCGCCCTGCCAGAAACCCATTTGAGTTGGAGGGCCGTGTGTACTGTGACACTTGCCGTGCTGGTTTCGAGACCTCCAAAACCACGTACATAGCTG GTGCTAAGGTTAGAGTGGAATGCAAGAACAGGAAGACAATGGATCTTGTATACAGCAAGGAAGGAACAACAGACTCAACAGGAACTTATAAGATGTATATTGATGAGGACCATCAGGATCAACTCTGTGATGCTATGCTAATCAGCAGCCCCATCAAGGACTGCAAGTCACCCTCATCTGGGCGTGATCGTACCCGTGTTATCTTGACCAATTACAATGGCATTGCATCGAACAAGCGTTTTGCCAATGCTATGGGTTTCATGAAGGAGGAGGCCATGTCTGGTTGTGCTGAGCTTCTCAGGCAATACCAGGAGTACGAGGATTAA